In Novosphingobium resinovorum, the following are encoded in one genomic region:
- a CDS encoding TonB-dependent receptor — translation MNRSRNFLLAASTCALALMGSQAASAQSAEASADTGTGLGDIVVTAEKRPTLLQKTPLAISVIDAEAIKANGVGNLQDLAGVAPGFNFSNNGAQTILTVRGVSSRDTSEIGDPAVALSIDGIYFQRALGLNATMFDVERIEVLRGPQGTLLGRNSTGGSINIVSAKPVDHFEANVSGEIGNYDTFITQGMVNLPVTDTLQVRAAFQTRDHSGYRNNPVGRDGDDERSKAARLSVLFKPTDRLTIDLIGEYSHLGGVGPVRQGITPVTGADGEPDITVKPPIPGDGKSWSQTDGAYVKGDTYFLRWNADYDLDFATVTYLGGYRNLDYTRNALDEPVYGSNRQNMTFFQHEKPVTWNHEVRLTSQLDGPFRFQVGGFYFREKNSVDAQFRDYPGKNAVIGDYVLLARYYYPDTVTTSRAVFGQAAYKLTDQLEVEGGIRYTHDKKHRSGSYTSTDGDAYLETGAINYESGDQYGRSSDKVTTYHAGLNYQFTPQNMAYFKFDTGFKSGGFTDNSAYGPEKITSYEIGLKNRFFGGTLQVNVDAFWYDYKDQQVSQFIIRDDGFSSIDVYNAGKSRYKGVEADVTWLATPADHFDAYVAYVHAEYTDFAVADGDGNLQLAGNVPPQAPRWSANFGYSHDFDLGFGTLTARAQTHIESKSYFSFYNWDSEKQSGYTKSDLMLTYKPADKAWSVEAYVRNLEDKLILTGTGPASTQIAYQYAAPRTYGIRASFDF, via the coding sequence ATGAATCGATCCAGGAATTTTCTGCTCGCGGCAAGTACATGCGCGCTCGCGCTGATGGGCTCGCAGGCGGCGTCCGCGCAATCGGCCGAAGCATCCGCCGACACCGGAACCGGCCTCGGCGACATCGTGGTGACCGCTGAGAAGCGTCCCACCCTGCTGCAGAAGACCCCGCTCGCGATCTCGGTCATCGATGCGGAGGCGATCAAGGCCAACGGCGTCGGCAACCTGCAGGATCTGGCGGGCGTGGCGCCGGGCTTCAACTTCTCCAACAACGGCGCGCAGACGATCCTGACCGTGCGCGGCGTCTCCAGCCGCGATACCAGCGAGATCGGCGATCCGGCCGTGGCGCTGAGCATCGACGGCATCTACTTCCAGCGCGCGCTGGGCCTCAACGCGACGATGTTCGACGTCGAGCGGATCGAGGTGCTGCGCGGACCGCAGGGCACGCTGCTGGGCCGCAACTCCACCGGCGGCTCGATCAACATCGTCTCGGCCAAGCCGGTCGACCACTTCGAGGCCAACGTCTCGGGCGAGATCGGCAACTACGACACGTTCATCACCCAGGGCATGGTGAACCTGCCGGTCACCGACACGCTGCAGGTGCGCGCCGCGTTCCAGACCCGCGACCACAGCGGCTACCGCAACAACCCGGTCGGCCGCGACGGCGACGACGAGCGCAGCAAGGCCGCGCGCCTGAGCGTGCTGTTCAAGCCGACCGACCGGCTCACCATCGACCTGATCGGCGAATATTCGCACCTTGGCGGCGTCGGCCCCGTGCGTCAGGGCATCACCCCGGTCACCGGCGCCGACGGCGAGCCGGACATCACGGTGAAGCCGCCGATCCCCGGCGACGGCAAGAGCTGGTCGCAGACCGATGGCGCCTACGTGAAGGGCGACACCTACTTCCTGCGCTGGAACGCGGATTACGATCTCGACTTCGCGACCGTCACCTACCTCGGCGGCTACCGCAACCTCGATTACACCCGCAACGCGCTCGACGAGCCGGTCTACGGCAGCAATCGCCAGAACATGACCTTCTTCCAGCACGAGAAGCCCGTGACCTGGAACCATGAAGTGCGCCTGACTTCGCAACTGGACGGGCCATTCCGCTTCCAGGTCGGCGGCTTCTACTTCCGCGAAAAGAACTCGGTCGACGCGCAGTTCCGCGACTATCCAGGCAAGAATGCCGTCATCGGCGATTACGTGCTGCTGGCGCGCTACTATTATCCCGACACTGTCACCACTTCGCGCGCGGTGTTCGGCCAGGCGGCCTACAAGCTCACCGACCAGCTCGAAGTCGAGGGGGGTATCCGCTACACCCATGACAAGAAGCATCGCTCCGGCTCGTACACCTCGACCGATGGCGATGCCTATCTCGAGACGGGCGCGATCAATTACGAGAGCGGCGACCAGTACGGCCGTTCGAGCGACAAGGTCACCACCTACCACGCCGGGCTGAACTACCAGTTCACGCCGCAGAACATGGCGTACTTCAAGTTCGACACCGGCTTCAAGTCGGGCGGCTTCACCGACAATTCGGCCTATGGTCCGGAAAAGATCACGTCCTACGAGATCGGCCTCAAGAACCGCTTCTTCGGCGGCACGTTGCAGGTCAACGTCGATGCGTTCTGGTACGATTACAAGGACCAGCAGGTCTCGCAGTTCATCATCCGCGACGACGGCTTCTCCTCGATCGACGTCTACAACGCGGGCAAGTCGCGCTACAAGGGCGTGGAAGCGGACGTGACCTGGCTGGCGACCCCGGCCGATCACTTCGATGCCTATGTCGCCTATGTCCACGCCGAGTACACCGACTTCGCGGTGGCGGACGGCGACGGCAATCTCCAGCTTGCCGGAAACGTGCCGCCACAGGCGCCGCGCTGGTCGGCGAACTTCGGGTACAGCCACGATTTCGACCTGGGCTTCGGCACGCTGACCGCACGGGCGCAGACGCACATCGAATCCAAGTCCTACTTCAGCTTCTACAACTGGGATTCGGAGAAGCAGAGCGGCTACACCAAGTCCGACCTGATGCTGACCTACAAGCCCGCCGACAAGGCATGGTCGGTGGAAGCTTATGTCCGCAATCTGGAGGACAAGCTGATCCTGACCGGCACCGGCCCGGCCAGCACGCAGATTGCCTATCAGTACGCCGCGCCGCGCACTTATGGGATCCGCGCCAGCTTCGACTTCTGA
- a CDS encoding dioxygenase: MARIVGGISMSHVPGALGWPDAPPTDQRARLTAIHETLRERLEAAKPDVIVAFLDDHFENHFRNLLPSLGVGIADSHVGPAEYMMEALRFDEQHAIPSDPAMGEHLLRELVHRGFEAARMGAIEYGNNLMMPLRFIQPTFDMPVVPVYINVFSPPLMPYWRAYDLGLAVRAAIEAMPDDRRVFLLATGGLSHWPPVWTEGAPEDDEFLQRMKRYQTEGKGSLVDDPGLYSDLAKYEIEMMGKMQWPLGFQHPLLNEHWDREMLEKFEEGDIGYMRALTYDEVEERGGHGGHEALNWVALMGAMNGAKADYIAYEPVPEWITGMSYAAYDEPA; the protein is encoded by the coding sequence ATGGCCAGAATCGTTGGTGGTATCAGCATGTCCCACGTGCCGGGGGCGCTCGGCTGGCCCGATGCCCCGCCCACCGACCAGCGCGCGCGGCTTACGGCCATTCACGAAACCCTGCGCGAGCGCCTGGAGGCGGCCAAACCCGATGTGATCGTTGCCTTCCTCGACGACCATTTCGAGAACCACTTCCGCAACCTGCTGCCCTCGCTCGGCGTCGGCATCGCGGATTCGCACGTCGGTCCGGCGGAATACATGATGGAAGCGCTGCGCTTCGACGAACAGCACGCGATCCCCTCGGACCCGGCGATGGGCGAGCATCTGCTGCGCGAGCTGGTGCACCGCGGCTTCGAGGCCGCGCGCATGGGCGCCATCGAATACGGCAACAACCTGATGATGCCGCTGCGCTTCATCCAGCCCACGTTCGACATGCCGGTGGTGCCGGTCTACATCAACGTCTTCTCGCCCCCGCTGATGCCGTACTGGCGCGCCTACGACCTTGGCCTTGCCGTGCGCGCCGCGATCGAGGCGATGCCGGACGACCGCCGCGTGTTCCTGCTCGCCACCGGCGGTCTCTCGCACTGGCCGCCGGTCTGGACCGAAGGCGCGCCCGAGGACGATGAATTCCTGCAGCGCATGAAGCGCTACCAGACCGAGGGCAAGGGCAGCCTGGTCGACGATCCCGGCCTCTATTCGGATCTCGCCAAGTACGAGATCGAGATGATGGGCAAGATGCAGTGGCCGCTCGGCTTCCAGCACCCCCTGCTCAACGAGCACTGGGACCGCGAGATGCTGGAGAAGTTCGAGGAAGGCGATATCGGCTACATGCGCGCGCTGACGTACGACGAAGTCGAGGAACGCGGCGGCCATGGCGGTCACGAAGCATTGAACTGGGTCGCGCTGATGGGCGCGATGAACGGCGCCAAGGCGGATTACATCGCCTACGAACCGGTGCCCGAATGGATCACCGGCATGAGCTACGCCGCTTACGACGAGCCTGCGTGA
- a CDS encoding uracil-xanthine permease family protein has translation MSSAPALEVGFEDRIGFAPTLFFAAQHLLALTGVWVFPSIIGTILGLSLIQTSHIVQACLFTTGVVTLLQSGRMLRLPVVQGPTGVFLMTTIAVAQAYGLDAVYGSMLAAACLFALLALPIPGLDLIGRLTRSAANPIVYAMLLVIVGVQLSSVGLANWFGPDPAAPQLVSFLLASFSALTVIACLVFGGQGLVKKGGLVIGVAAGSAAAALMGQWQLPALGEVTPLGLPALAPFGLKVVPAAVFVMVFAFLHASIETVGMYSVLCSWAGRPLTRAVANQGLFVEYLGCAAGALFGGLGTTSYPENIAIIRVSRVGSRFVTMTAGALAIALSMLPQLALLIASIPAPVIGAVSTILFGIIAVNGIQMAREIEWDDLNIAVAAPAFILASGALFLPDPVKARLPAYLLPLLSQPMVIGSMLLIVLNLLVNDIVRPLIEREAQGAA, from the coding sequence GTGAGCAGCGCGCCAGCGCTGGAAGTCGGCTTCGAAGACAGGATCGGCTTTGCGCCGACTCTGTTCTTTGCGGCACAGCATCTGCTGGCGCTGACCGGGGTATGGGTGTTTCCCTCCATCATCGGCACGATTTTGGGCCTGTCGCTGATCCAGACCAGCCACATCGTCCAGGCCTGCCTCTTCACCACCGGCGTCGTGACGCTGCTCCAGTCGGGGCGGATGTTGCGGCTGCCGGTGGTGCAGGGGCCGACCGGCGTGTTCCTGATGACGACGATCGCGGTCGCACAAGCTTACGGGCTCGATGCGGTGTATGGATCGATGCTGGCGGCGGCGTGCCTGTTCGCGCTGCTGGCGCTGCCGATACCGGGGCTGGACCTTATCGGCAGGCTGACGCGCAGTGCCGCCAACCCGATCGTCTATGCCATGCTGCTGGTCATCGTGGGCGTGCAGCTGTCGAGCGTCGGGCTGGCCAACTGGTTCGGTCCGGACCCCGCTGCGCCCCAACTGGTGTCGTTCCTGCTGGCGTCGTTTTCGGCGCTGACAGTGATCGCCTGCCTCGTGTTTGGCGGTCAGGGGCTGGTCAAGAAGGGCGGTCTCGTCATCGGTGTCGCTGCCGGATCGGCGGCGGCTGCGCTGATGGGGCAGTGGCAGCTTCCGGCGCTGGGCGAGGTCACGCCGCTGGGTCTGCCCGCCCTCGCGCCGTTCGGGCTGAAAGTGGTGCCCGCAGCTGTCTTCGTGATGGTCTTCGCGTTCCTTCACGCCTCGATAGAGACGGTGGGCATGTATTCCGTGCTGTGCAGCTGGGCGGGGCGCCCGCTGACGCGCGCAGTCGCCAACCAGGGGCTGTTCGTCGAGTATCTGGGCTGCGCGGCGGGCGCGCTGTTCGGCGGCCTGGGCACGACCTCCTATCCCGAGAACATCGCCATCATCCGCGTCTCGCGCGTGGGCAGCCGGTTCGTGACGATGACGGCGGGTGCGCTGGCGATCGCGCTGAGCATGCTGCCGCAACTGGCGCTCCTCATCGCAAGCATTCCCGCGCCCGTGATCGGTGCGGTCTCGACGATCCTGTTCGGCATTATCGCCGTCAACGGTATCCAGATGGCGCGCGAGATCGAGTGGGACGACCTCAACATCGCGGTCGCCGCGCCCGCCTTCATCCTCGCTTCGGGAGCCTTGTTCCTGCCCGACCCGGTAAAGGCGCGGCTGCCCGCCTACCTGCTGCCTCTGCTGTCGCAGCCGATGGTGATCGGTTCGATGCTGCTGATCGTGCTCAATCTGCTGGTCAACGACATCGTGCGACCGCTGATCGAGCGCGAAGCGCAGGGCGCTGCCTGA
- a CDS encoding glycoside hydrolase family 3 C-terminal domain-containing protein, giving the protein MTTMTVTKTVMDTIAAMTPADKAALLTGHGMWRTRALSERGVPALLMTDGAYGVRYSTEQIDDAQEGGQDLEQFLAVVNTRARDMEAAFGTTRPATCFPNGSAIACSWDVDMARALGATLAAECRAFDVNILLGPGINTRRTPLGGRSYEYYSEDPVVSGDFATGVVSGLQDNGVGASLKHFACNNSEVERTTMDSVVDPRALREIYLLGFERVVRRAQPWTVMSSYNRLNGVQTSADLWLLTDLLRDEWGFEGVVVSDWHGIKDRPASLLAGNDLDMPENASRHRALLAAIEDGSLPAEAIDRACARVLRLVEMATEKAGPVTPFDPDAHHEVARAMAAESIVLLRNEDAMLPLQCEGLSRIAVIGEGAKRPVIQGSGSATTAPTRVDIPFDEIVRIAGEGVQVDFLRGYDHDGAELEALRAEAVAGVAGVDVAVVFVTTDSTEDGEGADRKDLALAAGHDALIQALADTGVPVVVVLTNPDAVVMPWLGNVHAVVETFFAGQGMGGALAEILFGLRNPCGKLTVTFPQRMEDIPGFLTYPGEGGVHRYVEGIFVGYRHYDRRKVEPLFPFGFGLSYTQFAYSDLVVETPVLDAEEDLHVRLSVTNTGAVAGKEIVQLYLGFPDSKVHRADRELRAFAKVALAPGETREVRLRVAARDLCFFDPELNKWRLEAGRIRVEAGASSRDIRVTGEAEVVLPHVYHRPLRIDSEPKHVLANPVARRHFEAFLAEKLDLTPDAAKAMLAYTSTSFFGIRTTLNYFFRQDLDRAEIAEIVARINAEPDMAAPAAEPVS; this is encoded by the coding sequence ATGACCACGATGACGGTGACGAAAACGGTGATGGACACGATCGCCGCGATGACCCCGGCCGACAAGGCGGCGCTGCTGACGGGCCATGGCATGTGGCGTACACGTGCGCTGTCCGAACGCGGCGTTCCGGCCTTGCTGATGACCGACGGCGCCTATGGCGTGCGCTATTCCACCGAGCAGATCGACGATGCGCAGGAAGGCGGGCAGGATCTCGAACAGTTCCTTGCCGTGGTGAACACCCGCGCGCGCGACATGGAAGCCGCTTTCGGTACGACCCGACCGGCGACCTGCTTCCCCAACGGTTCGGCGATCGCGTGCAGCTGGGATGTCGACATGGCCCGCGCGCTGGGCGCGACGCTGGCGGCCGAATGCCGCGCGTTCGACGTCAACATCCTGCTCGGCCCCGGCATCAATACCCGCCGCACGCCGCTGGGCGGGCGCAGCTACGAATACTATTCGGAAGACCCCGTCGTCAGCGGCGATTTCGCCACCGGCGTCGTTTCGGGCCTGCAGGACAACGGCGTGGGCGCCTCGCTCAAGCACTTCGCCTGCAACAATTCCGAAGTTGAGCGCACCACGATGGATTCGGTGGTCGATCCGCGCGCGCTCCGCGAAATCTACCTGCTGGGCTTCGAGCGCGTCGTGCGCCGCGCGCAGCCGTGGACGGTCATGAGTTCGTACAATCGCCTCAACGGCGTGCAGACGTCTGCTGATCTCTGGTTGCTGACCGACCTGCTGCGTGACGAATGGGGCTTCGAAGGCGTCGTCGTTTCCGACTGGCACGGGATCAAGGACCGTCCCGCCTCGCTGCTGGCGGGCAATGACCTCGACATGCCCGAGAACGCCAGCCGGCACCGCGCGCTGCTCGCCGCGATCGAGGACGGCAGCCTGCCCGCCGAAGCGATCGACCGTGCCTGCGCCCGCGTGTTGCGACTGGTCGAGATGGCGACCGAAAAGGCCGGGCCGGTGACCCCCTTCGATCCCGATGCACACCACGAAGTCGCCCGCGCGATGGCGGCGGAATCGATCGTCCTGCTGCGCAATGAAGACGCCATGCTGCCGCTGCAGTGTGAAGGCCTGAGCCGGATCGCGGTGATCGGCGAGGGGGCTAAGCGGCCCGTCATCCAGGGTTCTGGCTCGGCGACCACCGCGCCGACCCGCGTCGACATTCCCTTCGACGAAATCGTGCGCATCGCTGGTGAGGGCGTGCAGGTCGATTTCCTGCGCGGCTACGATCACGACGGCGCCGAACTGGAAGCCCTGCGTGCCGAGGCGGTCGCGGGCGTTGCCGGGGTGGACGTTGCCGTCGTCTTCGTGACCACCGATTCGACCGAGGACGGCGAGGGCGCCGACCGCAAGGATCTGGCGCTCGCCGCCGGACACGATGCGCTGATCCAGGCGCTGGCGGATACCGGCGTGCCCGTGGTCGTCGTGCTCACCAACCCTGATGCCGTCGTCATGCCCTGGCTGGGTAATGTACACGCCGTGGTAGAAACTTTCTTCGCCGGGCAGGGCATGGGCGGCGCGCTGGCCGAGATTCTGTTCGGCCTGCGCAACCCCTGCGGGAAACTGACCGTCACCTTCCCGCAGCGCATGGAGGACATTCCCGGCTTCCTCACTTATCCGGGCGAGGGCGGGGTGCACCGCTATGTCGAGGGCATCTTCGTCGGTTACCGCCATTACGACCGCCGCAAGGTGGAACCGCTGTTCCCGTTCGGCTTCGGGCTCAGCTACACGCAGTTCGCCTATTCAGACCTCGTCGTCGAAACGCCGGTGCTGGATGCCGAAGAGGACCTTCATGTGCGTCTCAGCGTCACCAACACCGGCGCGGTCGCAGGCAAGGAGATCGTCCAGCTCTATCTCGGCTTCCCCGACAGCAAGGTTCATCGCGCCGACCGCGAACTGAGGGCCTTCGCCAAGGTCGCCCTGGCACCGGGCGAAACGCGCGAGGTTCGCCTGCGCGTCGCCGCGCGCGACTTGTGCTTCTTCGATCCGGAGCTGAACAAGTGGCGCCTCGAAGCGGGCCGCATCCGCGTCGAGGCGGGTGCATCCTCGCGCGATATTCGGGTGACCGGCGAGGCGGAAGTGGTGCTCCCGCATGTCTATCACCGCCCGCTGCGCATCGACAGCGAGCCCAAACACGTCCTCGCCAACCCGGTCGCGCGCCGCCATTTCGAGGCGTTTCTGGCCGAGAAACTGGACCTCACCCCCGACGCGGCGAAAGCGATGCTGGCCTATACCAGCACCTCGTTCTTCGGTATTCGCACGACGCTGAACTACTTCTTCCGGCAGGACCTGGACCGTGCGGAGATCGCGGAGATCGTCGCGCGCATCAACGCAGAGCCGGACATGGCCGCCCCCGCCGCCGAGCCGGTGAGCTGA
- a CDS encoding GntR family transcriptional regulator, whose translation MATTFEVGENLSLPERLYRSLRHAILDGTFAPGEELRQEVLASQYSVSRVPLREALSRLQAEGMIVLRPRRGFAVNSLDLMEIIEVFELRMVVEQHAMEVASRARSEADVREVGALLDQMEGLDPAEEGHQATWLDLNRQFHNRLIASAGRERMAATVINLRDATEPYVRVEVNVTGHVDDAADEHRALFDAFKARDSIRAGELAREHCLGTMKRLVEGMRLRQSDAKRPGRR comes from the coding sequence GTGGCTACTACATTTGAGGTGGGCGAGAACCTGTCCCTGCCCGAACGCCTCTATCGATCGCTGCGGCATGCGATCCTCGACGGCACTTTTGCGCCGGGTGAGGAACTGCGCCAGGAAGTGCTGGCCAGTCAGTACAGCGTAAGCCGCGTGCCCTTGCGTGAGGCGCTCAGCCGCCTTCAGGCCGAGGGTATGATCGTCCTGCGTCCGCGCCGCGGTTTCGCGGTCAATTCGCTCGACCTGATGGAGATCATCGAGGTCTTCGAATTGCGCATGGTGGTGGAACAGCACGCGATGGAAGTCGCATCGCGGGCCCGCAGCGAAGCGGACGTGCGCGAAGTGGGCGCGTTGTTGGACCAGATGGAAGGACTGGACCCGGCGGAGGAAGGTCATCAGGCGACCTGGCTCGATCTCAACCGCCAGTTCCACAATCGCCTGATCGCCAGCGCCGGACGCGAGCGCATGGCCGCGACGGTCATCAACTTGCGTGATGCCACCGAGCCTTACGTGCGCGTGGAAGTCAACGTCACCGGCCATGTCGATGACGCCGCCGACGAACACCGCGCGCTGTTCGACGCCTTCAAGGCACGGGATTCCATCCGCGCCGGCGAACTGGCCCGCGAACATTGTCTGGGGACGATGAAACGTCTCGTCGAAGGCATGCGGCTGCGTCAGTCCGACGCGAAGCGGCCGGGAAGAAGATAG
- a CDS encoding RidA family protein → MTIYNPKSLGTPMGQYSQVTRVKAGEFLFIAGQLSGNANDEIVGEGDFEAQATQVFANIHAALTDAGAGWENVVQFTTYLVHSQDIPNFMDFRLKNFPQFFTNGIYPPNTLLMIDRLVKEPFLIEVQTVAAL, encoded by the coding sequence ATGACGATCTACAATCCCAAGTCTCTTGGCACGCCGATGGGCCAGTACTCGCAGGTGACGCGGGTGAAGGCGGGCGAATTCCTGTTCATTGCCGGCCAGCTGTCCGGCAATGCCAACGACGAGATCGTCGGCGAAGGCGATTTCGAAGCGCAGGCGACGCAGGTCTTCGCCAATATCCACGCCGCCCTGACCGACGCCGGTGCGGGCTGGGAGAATGTGGTGCAGTTCACCACCTACCTCGTCCACTCGCAGGACATTCCCAATTTCATGGACTTTCGCCTGAAGAACTTCCCGCAGTTCTTCACCAACGGCATCTATCCCCCCAACACGCTGCTGATGATCGATCGCCTGGTCAAAGAGCCGTTTTTGATCGAGGTCCAGACGGTCGCAGCCCTGTGA
- a CDS encoding alpha/beta fold hydrolase: protein MSTKTRFETTGFTFEDIHVSYRVGGAGYPLLLIHGSGPGASTIGNWRSVLEPLAQRYHVHAMDLIGFGGSDRKPQGPYFDFPLWLRQCRAMIEKMPGEKIGIIGHSISGALALKLAASEPRVGQVLTTGTMGAPYPLNDATVTCWTFPEDREALIAAARTLIADDTLIDETYLRNREAVLRMPGYGAYFGEMFSGDKQRFINATVLTQAEIDAIRCPLTMLHGRQDQGFPIEPLTMALSAKLPHADVHLLAGCSHSVAMERPEALLNAANHLFPHEISQAA from the coding sequence ATGAGCACGAAAACGCGCTTCGAAACCACCGGCTTCACGTTCGAGGACATCCACGTTTCCTACCGGGTCGGCGGGGCGGGCTATCCACTCCTGCTGATCCACGGCTCCGGGCCGGGTGCCTCGACCATCGGCAACTGGCGTTCGGTGCTCGAACCGCTGGCACAGCGCTATCACGTCCATGCGATGGACCTGATCGGCTTCGGCGGGTCAGACCGCAAGCCGCAGGGGCCCTATTTCGACTTCCCGCTCTGGCTGCGCCAGTGCCGGGCCATGATCGAGAAGATGCCGGGCGAGAAGATCGGCATCATCGGGCACTCCATCTCGGGCGCGCTGGCGCTCAAGCTGGCGGCCAGCGAGCCGCGCGTCGGGCAGGTGCTGACCACCGGTACGATGGGGGCGCCCTACCCCCTGAACGACGCGACGGTGACGTGCTGGACGTTCCCGGAGGACCGCGAGGCGCTGATCGCGGCGGCGCGCACACTGATCGCCGATGACACGCTCATCGACGAGACGTACCTGCGCAACCGCGAGGCCGTGCTGCGTATGCCGGGCTACGGCGCCTATTTCGGCGAGATGTTCTCCGGCGACAAGCAGCGCTTCATCAATGCCACGGTGCTCACACAGGCGGAAATCGACGCGATCCGTTGCCCGCTTACGATGCTGCACGGGCGGCAGGACCAGGGCTTCCCGATCGAGCCGCTCACCATGGCCTTGTCAGCAAAGCTACCGCACGCCGACGTCCACCTGCTTGCCGGGTGTTCGCACAGCGTCGCGATGGAGCGGCCCGAAGCCCTGCTCAACGCGGCCAACCACCTCTTTCCCCATGAGATTTCCCAGGCGGCCTGA
- a CDS encoding fumarylacetoacetate hydrolase family protein, with protein sequence MKFITFAVGGTTRLGVLQGDAVVPVIGDIQAIIAGGPAALAEIEAQVAAGSAAAVPLADVDVLAPIERPLRNIFCVGKNYYDHAIEFHSSGFDASAGKDAQPEFPIIFTKASTTVAAPGSVIPGHLDPTASVDYEGELAVVIGKGGRGIAKAKAMEHVFGYTIVNDVTSRTLQNRHRQWFIGKNLDGFCPMGPTLVTADEVPDVGALQLVTAVNGEVRQNASVSQLIFDIPTIIETISATMTLEPGDIIATGTCAGVGIGFDPPRFLQAGDAVAVTIEPIGVLENSVG encoded by the coding sequence ATGAAATTCATCACCTTCGCCGTCGGCGGAACGACACGTCTCGGCGTTCTTCAGGGTGACGCGGTGGTCCCCGTCATCGGCGACATCCAGGCCATCATCGCCGGCGGCCCCGCCGCGCTCGCCGAAATCGAAGCGCAAGTCGCAGCCGGCTCCGCCGCTGCCGTGCCTCTCGCCGATGTGGACGTGCTCGCCCCGATCGAGCGGCCACTGCGCAACATCTTCTGCGTCGGCAAGAACTACTACGACCACGCGATCGAGTTCCATTCGAGCGGCTTCGACGCCAGCGCAGGCAAGGATGCGCAGCCCGAATTCCCGATCATCTTCACCAAGGCGTCCACCACCGTCGCCGCGCCGGGCAGCGTCATTCCCGGCCACCTCGATCCGACCGCCTCGGTCGACTACGAGGGCGAACTCGCGGTGGTGATCGGCAAGGGCGGACGCGGCATCGCCAAGGCCAAGGCGATGGAGCACGTGTTCGGCTATACCATCGTCAACGACGTCACGTCGCGCACGCTGCAGAACCGCCATCGCCAGTGGTTCATTGGCAAGAACCTCGACGGCTTCTGCCCGATGGGCCCGACGCTGGTGACCGCCGACGAAGTGCCCGATGTGGGCGCGTTGCAGCTGGTCACCGCGGTTAACGGTGAAGTGCGCCAGAACGCCAGCGTCTCGCAGCTGATCTTCGATATCCCCACCATCATCGAGACGATCTCGGCCACGATGACGCTGGAGCCGGGCGACATCATCGCCACCGGCACGTGCGCAGGGGTGGGCATCGGCTTCGATCCGCCGCGCTTCCTTCAGGCAGGCGATGCGGTAGCCGTTACGATCGAGCCGATCGGCGTGCTCGAAAACTCGGTAGGCTGA